In Marinibacterium anthonyi, the DNA window CCTCTACGAGGACCGCGCCCTCCGGCCAGGCGGTCTCGCGGTATCCGAACTTCAGGTCCTGCGCGGTCAGCGTGACGGTTTCGCCCGTCCGCAGCACCGCGCGGGCTTCGACGAAATGATCGGCGACATAGGACCCGTAGCAGCCCGCGTTCATGCGCACCGCGCCGCCGATGGATCCCGGAATCGTGCGCAGAAAGGTCAGGTCCACCCCCGCCCCGGCCGCCTTTTTCGCCACATGCGCATCCAGCGCGGCGGCGCCGGCGGTCACGCGGTTGCCGTCGACCGCGATCGCGTTGAAGCCCCGCCCCAGCCGGATCACCACCGCCCGCAGCCCGCCATCGCGCACGATCAGGTTCGACCCCACGCCCATGGGAAAGACCGGCACCGCCGGATCCAGCGCGCGCAGGAAATCCGCCAGGTCGTCGGCATCGGCGGGCTGGAACAGCCAGTCCGCCGGGCCGCCGACCCGCAGCCAGGTCAGATCGGACAGGGCGCGCTGCGGCGTCAACCGGCCGCGCGGGGTGGGAAGGTCGAAGGCAGGTTCATTCATGGCGCCGTTGCTATCCGGGCCCGTCCGTTCGGGCAAGCGCTACCCGCGCAGCTTGCCCCGCAGCCAGTGACCCAGCGTGATCACCGGCCAGCGCATCACCGACATGCCGGCCAGCAACCCGATCAGCCCCACGACCGGCCCGTTCTGCCAGGTCAGGTAGCCCAGCAACGGAATGCCGACGACGATCAGCACATAGGCCGCCGTCCAGTGCTGGTCGCGGCTGGGCAGCATCGCGGCGACATTCGCCCCGATGATCCACAGGCTGACCAGGATGATGGATGTCATTCCAGCGATCCCTGTTCCACCGGCCCCCGGAACAGCGTCCAGAGCGACCGCAGCGGATTGCGATACAGCGACACGAAGGCCGCCAGCGCGGCGATTCCGGCGAGCGGGCCGAAATCATGGGCCAGCCCCCAGACCAGCAGCGGCGCGGTGACCAGCAGCAGGCTGCCGGGCCGGAACTGCCGTTCGACCGGCAGGAACGCCACGATGGTCGATGCAAAGACCCACAGAATGGCAAGCGTCAGCGAGAGTGTCATGAACCGCCTCCGGTGATCGGGTGATGTGCTGCGGCCTGTCGGCGCGCGGCCCTTTGGGAACGAGGCGCCATATCGTCTTCGCGATGGACCGTCATCCGTTCAACGCCCGCAAACGCCCTAAGATCCGCATTCCGTGGGGTCGGGCACGAGGGTGTCATCGTGTCATCCTTTCAGACGGTCGGGCGGAGCGTCGGCCCGCAGACGGTCGGGCAGGTTGTTGGCCCAGGTGCTGATCGTGCCCGCGCCCAGGCAGACCACCATGTCGCCGGGCCGCGCCTGTTCGCGCACCAGGCGTTCCAGGTCGTTTTCGTTCAGGATGGCGCGGGCGTGGCGGTGGCCATGGCGGATCAGCCCCGCCACCAGGTCATCGCGCGACGCACCGGGAATGGGCGTTTCGCCGGCCGCGTAAACCTCGGCGATCGCCACCACGTCGGCCTCGTTGAAGCAGGCGCAGAAATCGTCGAACAGCGAATGCAGGCGCGTGTAGCGGTGAGGCTGGTGAACAGCGATGATGCGACCCTCCGTCGCCTGGCGGGCGGCCTTCAGGACGGCGGCGATTTCCACCGGGTGATGGCCGTAATCGTCAATGATCGTTACGCCACCAACTTCTCCGACTTTCGTAAATCTCCGGTTAACGCCGCCAAAGGCGGCCAGCGCATCGCGGATTTCGTCCATCTTCATGCCAAGGTGGCGCGCCACGGCCACCGCCGACAGCGCGTTCGACACGTTGTGATCGCCCGGCATCGGCAGGGTGCAGCCTTCGATCACCTTGTCCTCGGCCTGCAGCGCGATGTCGAAATGCGCCGTGCCCGCCTTGTAGGTCAGGTTGATCGCCCGCACGTCGGCCTGCGCGTTGAACCCGTAGGTGATCACCCGTCGGTCGGTGATCCGGCCCACCAGCTTCTGCACCTCTTCATGATCGGTGCAGCACACCGCCACCCCGTAGAAGGGAATGTTGGACACGAAATCGTAGAACCCGTCGCGCAGGCTGTCGAAATCGCCCCAGTGCTCCATGTGCTCGGGGTCGATGTTGGTCACGATGGCGATGGTCGCGGGCAGGCGGTTGAAGGTGCCGTCGCTCTCGTCGGCCTCCACCACCATCCATTCGCCCTGCCCCATGCGCGCGTTGGACCCGTAGGCGTGGATGATCCCGCCATTGACCACCGTCGGGTCGAAATCGCCCGCATCCAGCAGCGTCGCCACCATGGTCGTCGTCGTCGTCTTGCCGTGCGTGCCGGCGATGGCGACGTTGGACTTCAGCCGCATCAGTTCGGCCAGCATCTCGGCCCGGCGCACCACCGGCAGGCCGCGCAGCCGCGCCTCGTCCAGCTCGGCGTTGCCCGTCTTGATCGCCGAGGAAATCACCACCACGGCGGCATTTTCCAGGTTCCCGGCGGTCTGCCCCTCGAAGATGGTGGCGCCCAGCGACGCCAGCCGGTCGGTGATCTTGGACGCCTTCAGGTCGGATCCCTGCACCGTGTAGCCCAGGTTCAGCAGAACCTCGGCGATGCCCGACATGCCGATGCCGCCGATGCCCACGAAATGAATGGGGCCCACGTCGGTGGGCAACTTGGTGGCGGGGGTCATTCGGTTACCTCGGAAGGGTTGGCCAGATCCTCGACCAGCGCGACAAGCCGTTCGGTCGCGTCCGGCGCGCTGACCGAAACGGCGGCGCGCGCCATCTGAAGCGCGCCCTGCGGCTGGGTCAGGATCGTGGTGATGTTGTCGCTCAGCGCCTCCGGCGTCAGCGCGCTTTCGGGAATGCGAATCGCGGCGCCGGCCTCGACCAGGGCGCGCGCGTTGGCGGTCTGTTCGTCGCGGATCGCCGCGGCCAGCGGCACAAGGATCGAAGGCCGCCCGATCACCGAAACATCGGCCACCGTCGAGGCCCCGGCCCGTGTGATCACAAGCTGCGCCTCGGCCATGCGGTTGGGCACATCGTGAAAGAACGGCTGCACATCGGCGGAAATGCCGTGTTCGGCGTAAAACGCCGTCACCCGGTCATGATCCTCGGCCCGCGCCTGGTGGCTGACGCGCACGTTGTGGCGCAGGCCCTCGGGCAGGCCGGCAATTGCCGCCGGCACCACATCCGACAGGATCCGCGCCCCCTGGCTGCCGCCCATCACCAGGATCGACATCGGGTAATCTCCGGGCGGAATATAGGGCGCATTGGCGCGTTCCAGCACGGCCCGGCGCACCGGGTTGCCGGTATAGACGCCCTGCACGCCCTCGGGCAGCTCGGTCGGCCAGGTGCCACAGCCGACCCGGTCGACCCGCGTCGCGAAGACCTGGTTCACCCGGCCCAGAACGCCGTTCTGTTCGTGGATCATCCGGGGCAGCCCCATCAGGTACGCCGCCCCCAGCGCCGGGATCGACGGATAGCCGCCAAAGCCCACCACCGCGTCCGGCCTGTCGCCCCGCATCTTCATCATGGCCGCCAGAACGCCCGCCCCCACCCGGAACGGCACGCCTGCCTTGGCCAGCACCCCGCCCCGCGCGAAGGTGGCCGACGGCACTTCCTCGATCTCGACCGCATCCGGAAAGCCGCCGACATAACGCGCGCCCCGGGCGTCGGTCGACAGCTTGACGCGCCAGCCGCGCGCCAGCATCGCCTCGGCCAGCGCCTGGGCCGGGAACATATGGCCCCCGGTTCCCCCGGCGGCCATCAGCAGAAGTCGGCTCACCGGCTCCGTCCCCTCAGGATATCCCCGATCTCGCCTTGCGGGCGCGACCGCGTCAGCGCCAGCAGCATGCCAAGCGCGATGCCGCCCGCGATCAGCGACGACCCACCGTAGCTGACGAAGGGCAGCGTCATGCCCTTGGCGGGCAGCAGCCGCACGGCCACGCCCATGTTGATCATCGCCTGCACGCCGAAGGTCGCGGCCAGGCCGGTGCCGGCCAGGCGGATGAACGGATCGCGTTCGCGCATCAGCCGGAACAGCGACCGCACCACGATCAGGCCGTACAGCGCGATGATGATCAGCACCAGGATCAGCCCGTATTCCTCGGCCGCCACGGCGATGATGAAATCCGTATGTGCATCAGGCAACGACCATTTCACCTGCCCCTCGCCCACGCCGACGCCGAACAGCCCGCCTTCGCGGATCGCGTTGGCGGCATAGCCCAGCTGTGTGGTCGGGTCGACATCGGGGCTGAGAAACCCGTCGATCCGGCGCGCGAAGTGTTCCGAGCTGGAATAGGCCATCGTCCCGCCCAGCACGACCAGGGTCGCCATGCCCACCAGCAGCAGCATCGGCGCGCCGGCGACGAAATACATCACCCCCCAGCCGAACAGCACCAGGCAGGCCTGGCCAAAGTCCGGCTGCAGCACCAGCATGCCGACGATGGTCACGCACAGGATGAAGGAATACAGCTTGCCCGACGGCCCGTTGATCTGCTGGCTGGCCGCCATCAGCCAGGCCGACACGATCACGAATCCGGGTTTCAAGAACTCCGACGGCTGCACGCTGGCAAAGCCCAGCGAGAACCAGCGCACGGCGCCCTTGCCGAAATCGGTGCCAAAGACCGGCAGCAGGGCCAGCGCGACGAAGGACAGGATGAAGCCCAGCGTGCCGACCCGGCGCACCACCGTGGGCGACATCATCGACGTCATGATCATCGCGATCAGCGCAAGACCGCCGAAAAACGCCTGCCGTTGCACATAGTGGAAGGGCTGGAAATTGTTCCGTTCCGCCAGCGGCACCGAGGCGGCAAGCCCCAGCAACAGCCCGATCAGGAACAGGATCAGCACACAGCCGATCGACCATTTGTCCAGGGTTCGTGCCCATTTGGGCAGAATCGGTTCGCTATCCCGTACGGGAAGCGCACCATAGACCATCTCCGTCATGGGAAGTCCGCCGCTCGATTGCCTCTGCTCGCCCCTTTTCGGGGTCTGGACGGAATCGTAGCGTGAAAGCGCGCGCCTGACCAGTCCCCAGGCCAGATGTTCCCCTTTTGCCCCGTGTAAATTGGTCCAAGCCACGCGGACAGGGGCGCACGGCCCCCAAACACCGCCCCTCGATGCGCTCCCGATGCCAATGCGGCCATGTCCCGTGCCGTCGGGGCGACATCCCCATGACCTCAAGGGAGCGCGGAATCCGGCCTACGCCACGTCACCGTCGACTTGCCCCAAGGACCTATTCGCAAGACCGGCGGAACATCCTAGCCTGCCCGCAATCACCGCCGGCCAGCCGATCGGACAAAAGGGATATGACATGCGCCTTGTCTTGCGAACACGTGTATTGCGAACCCTGGCGATCTGCG includes these proteins:
- the murB gene encoding UDP-N-acetylenolpyruvoylglucosamine reductase → MNEPAFDLPTPRGRLTPQRALSDLTWLRVGGPADWLFQPADADDLADFLRALDPAVPVFPMGVGSNLIVRDGGLRAVVIRLGRGFNAIAVDGNRVTAGAAALDAHVAKKAAGAGVDLTFLRTIPGSIGGAVRMNAGCYGSYVADHFVEARAVLRTGETVTLTAQDLKFGYRETAWPEGAVLVEAVFEGQAGEPDALDAKMDDQIARRDASQPTKARSAGSTFRNPAGFSSTGRADDVHDLKAWKLIDDAGMRGARKGGAQMSEKHSNFLINADAASAADLEGLGEEVRIKVYETSGITLEWEIMRIGDP
- the murC gene encoding UDP-N-acetylmuramate--L-alanine ligase; its protein translation is MTPATKLPTDVGPIHFVGIGGIGMSGIAEVLLNLGYTVQGSDLKASKITDRLASLGATIFEGQTAGNLENAAVVVISSAIKTGNAELDEARLRGLPVVRRAEMLAELMRLKSNVAIAGTHGKTTTTTMVATLLDAGDFDPTVVNGGIIHAYGSNARMGQGEWMVVEADESDGTFNRLPATIAIVTNIDPEHMEHWGDFDSLRDGFYDFVSNIPFYGVAVCCTDHEEVQKLVGRITDRRVITYGFNAQADVRAINLTYKAGTAHFDIALQAEDKVIEGCTLPMPGDHNVSNALSAVAVARHLGMKMDEIRDALAAFGGVNRRFTKVGEVGGVTIIDDYGHHPVEIAAVLKAARQATEGRIIAVHQPHRYTRLHSLFDDFCACFNEADVVAIAEVYAAGETPIPGASRDDLVAGLIRHGHRHARAILNENDLERLVREQARPGDMVVCLGAGTISTWANNLPDRLRADAPPDRLKG
- the murG gene encoding N-acetylglucosamine transferase, with amino-acid sequence MSRLLLMAAGGTGGHMFPAQALAEAMLARGWRVKLSTDARGARYVGGFPDAVEIEEVPSATFARGGVLAKAGVPFRVGAGVLAAMMKMRGDRPDAVVGFGGYPSIPALGAAYLMGLPRMIHEQNGVLGRVNQVFATRVDRVGCGTWPTELPEGVQGVYTGNPVRRAVLERANAPYIPPGDYPMSILVMGGSQGARILSDVVPAAIAGLPEGLRHNVRVSHQARAEDHDRVTAFYAEHGISADVQPFFHDVPNRMAEAQLVITRAGASTVADVSVIGRPSILVPLAAAIRDEQTANARALVEAGAAIRIPESALTPEALSDNITTILTQPQGALQMARAAVSVSAPDATERLVALVEDLANPSEVTE
- the ftsW gene encoding Cell division protein FtsW — translated: MTEMVYGALPVRDSEPILPKWARTLDKWSIGCVLILFLIGLLLGLAASVPLAERNNFQPFHYVQRQAFFGGLALIAMIMTSMMSPTVVRRVGTLGFILSFVALALLPVFGTDFGKGAVRWFSLGFASVQPSEFLKPGFVIVSAWLMAASQQINGPSGKLYSFILCVTIVGMLVLQPDFGQACLVLFGWGVMYFVAGAPMLLLVGMATLVVLGGTMAYSSSEHFARRIDGFLSPDVDPTTQLGYAANAIREGGLFGVGVGEGQVKWSLPDAHTDFIIAVAAEEYGLILVLIIIALYGLIVVRSLFRLMRERDPFIRLAGTGLAATFGVQAMINMGVAVRLLPAKGMTLPFVSYGGSSLIAGGIALGMLLALTRSRPQGEIGDILRGRSR